One window of the Labilibaculum sp. genome contains the following:
- a CDS encoding nucleoside phosphorylase has product MEKIKSSELIINPDGSVFHLHLKPEHLADTVILVGDPGRVELVASYFDSVECTISNREFVTKTGSYKGKRFSVLSTGIGTDNIDIVVNELDALVNIDLETRTPKKEHTTLNLVRIGTSGALQGNIPVDSFLLSNKSIGFDGMLNFYADRDSVSELDFEDAFKKYVNWDHKLASPYVVPASKSLLDILDGGDMTRGVTISANGFYGPQGRVLRLQTLDPDLNDKIEKFEYKGEKITNYEMESSAIFGLSAMLGHESVAVCAIIANRITKDASKDYHPTIKKLIQTVLDRLSK; this is encoded by the coding sequence ATGGAAAAAATAAAATCATCAGAATTAATAATAAATCCTGACGGAAGTGTTTTTCACTTACACCTTAAACCGGAACATCTTGCTGACACAGTAATTCTCGTTGGAGATCCCGGACGTGTTGAGTTAGTTGCCAGTTATTTTGACAGTGTGGAATGTACGATATCAAACCGCGAGTTTGTAACAAAAACCGGAAGCTATAAAGGAAAACGATTTTCGGTTCTTTCAACAGGAATTGGCACCGACAATATAGACATTGTAGTGAACGAACTAGATGCTTTGGTGAATATCGATTTGGAAACACGAACACCTAAAAAAGAGCACACCACTTTAAATTTGGTTAGAATTGGAACTTCCGGAGCTTTACAGGGAAATATTCCTGTTGATTCCTTTTTGCTATCCAACAAATCGATAGGATTTGACGGAATGCTAAATTTTTATGCCGACAGAGATTCCGTATCCGAATTGGATTTTGAAGATGCATTTAAGAAGTATGTGAATTGGGATCATAAACTAGCTTCTCCCTATGTTGTTCCCGCATCAAAAAGCCTATTGGACATTTTAGATGGCGGCGACATGACCAGAGGTGTTACTATCTCGGCGAATGGATTTTACGGACCTCAGGGCAGAGTTCTTCGCCTTCAGACTTTGGATCCTGATTTGAATGATAAAATCGAAAAATTCGAATACAAAGGAGAGAAAATCACCAATTACGAAATGGAAAGTTCGGCAATATTTGGACTTTCAGCAATGTTAGGACATGAGTCGGTTGCTGTTTGTGCAATAATTGCGAATAGAATTACCAAAGATGCAAGCAAAGATTATCATCCAACGATAAAAAAACTAATTCAAACCGTTTTAGATCGACTAAGTAAATAG
- a CDS encoding M23 family metallopeptidase, producing MKITRTSTILILLLLLFSFSKQIYSQSIIFPQNYFRSPVDFDITLSGNFAELRNNHFHSGIDIRTFTTGKKVYAVADGFVSRIKISSGGYGKAIYIDHPNGYTSVFAHLDHFNKDIEEFVKSYQYQNNSFEFDLNINKDEMLIKKGTVIAFSGNTGSSAGPHLHFEIRDTKSEHPLNPLLFGFKIKDTTPPKIFNLYAYPLDSASNVNGFNSRQNFPVTFYNNAFHLKGDPKLKLLGNIGFALETNDYMDNTWGKCGIFDMKMKINDTLISSYSFEEFSFDESTYINSHLDYELNVSQNKRIHKTFKEPNNQLSIYSKMKDNGIFKFKKSTDYKIDFLVSDANLNKSTLRIYAAGNEIEKIFPEGDFEILMNYKKENIFKKENLELKFPKNSFYTNIPFTYSAEQDSNYLSDIHSINSEKVPVHNYYTISIKPKSIPKGKSNKLLIVRIDEKGEPTNEGGIYFDDSVKTKSRYFGKFAVSMDTIPPMIQPITNFNLKSLNGQKSIRFTIKDELSGIKSYEGSIDGKWVLFEYDAKNDLLFYVFDSKRLAPNKNHQLQVRVTDQVDNEEIFTTNFIW from the coding sequence ATGAAGATAACCAGAACATCCACAATTCTCATACTATTGTTATTACTATTTTCATTTTCTAAACAAATATACTCTCAGAGTATAATATTCCCTCAAAATTATTTTCGCTCACCCGTTGATTTTGACATAACATTATCAGGTAACTTTGCAGAACTCCGTAACAATCATTTTCATTCCGGTATCGATATCAGAACATTTACAACAGGTAAAAAAGTATACGCGGTTGCTGATGGTTTCGTAAGCAGAATTAAAATATCCTCAGGAGGTTATGGAAAAGCAATTTATATCGATCATCCAAATGGTTACACCTCTGTTTTTGCTCATCTTGATCATTTCAACAAGGATATTGAGGAATTTGTCAAGTCATATCAATATCAAAACAACAGTTTCGAATTTGATTTAAATATAAACAAGGATGAAATGTTAATTAAAAAAGGCACTGTAATTGCATTTTCAGGAAATACAGGTTCATCTGCTGGTCCGCATTTGCATTTCGAAATAAGAGATACAAAATCGGAACATCCTCTTAATCCATTACTTTTTGGTTTCAAAATAAAAGATACTACCCCACCAAAAATATTCAATTTATATGCCTACCCTCTCGATTCTGCAAGCAATGTAAATGGTTTTAACAGCAGACAAAACTTTCCGGTTACTTTCTATAACAATGCATTTCATTTAAAAGGTGATCCTAAACTGAAATTACTGGGAAATATTGGATTTGCTCTTGAAACAAATGACTATATGGATAATACATGGGGAAAGTGCGGCATTTTTGACATGAAAATGAAAATAAATGACACATTAATCTCAAGTTATTCTTTTGAAGAGTTTTCTTTTGACGAATCGACCTACATCAACAGTCACCTTGATTACGAATTAAATGTATCGCAGAACAAACGTATTCATAAAACTTTTAAAGAGCCAAATAATCAACTTAGTATTTATTCGAAGATGAAAGACAATGGGATCTTTAAGTTTAAAAAGAGCACTGATTACAAAATTGATTTTCTTGTTTCTGATGCAAATCTGAATAAAAGCACTCTTAGAATTTACGCAGCAGGAAACGAAATTGAAAAGATTTTTCCGGAAGGTGATTTTGAAATATTAATGAACTATAAAAAAGAGAACATTTTCAAAAAAGAAAATCTAGAATTAAAATTTCCAAAGAATAGTTTCTATACAAACATTCCGTTTACCTATTCCGCGGAACAAGATTCAAACTATCTTTCGGATATTCACTCCATAAACAGTGAAAAAGTTCCAGTACACAACTATTATACAATCTCAATAAAGCCCAAATCTATACCTAAGGGAAAATCCAATAAGCTCCTTATAGTCCGAATAGATGAAAAAGGAGAACCAACAAACGAAGGGGGAATTTATTTCGATGATTCAGTAAAAACAAAGTCGAGGTATTTTGGAAAATTTGCCGTAAGCATGGATACAATTCCTCCTATGATTCAACCCATTACCAATTTTAACCTTAAATCCCTAAACGGACAGAAATCAATCAGATTCACCATTAAAGATGAACTGTCAGGGATAAAATCATACGAAGGATCAATTGATGGTAAATGGGTGCTATTTGAATATGACGCTAAAAATGATCTTTTATTTTATGTTTTTGACAGCAAAAGATTAGCTCCGAATAAAAATCATCAGTTGCAAGTAAGGGTGACAGATCAAGTTGACAACGAGGAAATATTCACAACTAATTTTATCTGGTAA
- the rplS gene encoding 50S ribosomal protein L19, translating to MDLIKIAEEAFATGVQNPEFKAGDTISVSYKIKEGNKERIQIFRGVVIQIKGTGTTKTFTIRKMSGNVGVERIIPLCSPFIDKIEVNKRGRVRRARIFYLRALTGKKARIKERRF from the coding sequence ATGGATTTAATTAAAATTGCAGAAGAAGCTTTCGCTACAGGTGTTCAAAATCCTGAATTCAAAGCTGGGGATACTATTAGTGTTTCTTACAAAATTAAAGAGGGAAACAAAGAAAGAATCCAGATTTTTAGAGGTGTTGTTATTCAGATTAAAGGTACTGGCACAACTAAAACTTTTACAATCAGAAAAATGTCTGGTAACGTAGGTGTTGAAAGAATCATTCCACTTTGTTCTCCATTCATTGATAAAATTGAAGTGAACAAAAGAGGTCGTGTTAGAAGAGCAAGAATTTTCTATCTACGTGCACTTACAGGTAAAA
- a CDS encoding C69 family dipeptidase: MKKIFVVAALLMLVSAFSTPSARACTNYLITRGASTDGSNMITYAADSHVLYGELYFRPAADWAEGTMINVYEWDTGKLLGEIPQISHTYSVVGNMNEFQVAIGETTYGGRSELGSQEGAIIDYGSLIYLSLQRSKNAREAIKVMTELVETYGYYSSGESFSISDANEVWILEMIGKGNGEKGAVWVARMIPDGYVSGHANQARITTFPLEGKTSISSDKMDKIFNPEVQNIYAKDVISFAKEKGYYPKDGKNKDFSFSDTYAPVDFGGARFCEIRVWSFFNDVKEGMDQYFDYCKGKIEHDDKGYATNRMPLWIKPDHKINVLEVMDFMRNHLEGTDLDMSKDMGAGPYGNPYRWRPLTWKVDGVAYCNERATATQQTGFSFVAQSRNWLPDAVGGINWFGVDDASSSVYFPVYCGITRVPATFAVGNGKMMDFTSKSAFWVFNQVSNFAYTRYNEIHPEIAAKQKALETKYLAFTNIIDLAAEGMFKKNKATAIEFLTDFSCNQGNNLVAEWKDFYGYLFAKFMDGNIKEKDGSNQNPKVKQPGYSEEFYKTIVKTTGDKLKVVGNAH, from the coding sequence ATGAAAAAGATTTTTGTAGTTGCTGCTCTTCTAATGTTGGTGTCTGCTTTTTCAACTCCAAGTGCCAGAGCATGCACGAATTACCTAATAACCCGTGGAGCTTCCACCGATGGTTCTAATATGATTACATATGCAGCAGATTCGCATGTATTATACGGAGAACTATATTTTCGTCCTGCTGCAGATTGGGCAGAAGGAACAATGATTAATGTTTACGAATGGGATACCGGAAAATTACTTGGTGAAATCCCTCAAATTTCTCACACATATTCTGTAGTTGGTAACATGAATGAATTTCAGGTAGCCATTGGAGAAACTACTTATGGAGGCCGCTCAGAATTAGGATCTCAAGAGGGAGCTATAATTGATTACGGAAGTCTTATCTACCTATCTTTACAGAGATCAAAAAACGCACGTGAAGCGATTAAAGTAATGACTGAGCTTGTTGAAACCTATGGCTATTACAGTTCTGGTGAGTCATTCTCAATTTCTGATGCTAATGAAGTTTGGATTTTAGAGATGATTGGTAAAGGAAATGGTGAAAAAGGTGCAGTTTGGGTAGCTCGTATGATTCCCGACGGATATGTTAGCGGTCACGCAAATCAAGCCCGAATCACTACTTTTCCATTAGAAGGTAAAACCTCAATCTCTTCAGATAAAATGGATAAAATATTTAATCCTGAAGTTCAGAATATTTACGCAAAAGATGTTATCTCATTTGCAAAAGAAAAAGGATACTATCCTAAGGACGGAAAAAATAAAGATTTTAGTTTTTCTGACACATATGCTCCAGTTGATTTTGGCGGTGCCAGATTTTGTGAAATTAGAGTATGGTCTTTCTTTAATGATGTAAAAGAAGGAATGGATCAATATTTTGACTATTGCAAGGGAAAGATTGAACACGACGATAAAGGTTATGCTACCAACAGAATGCCTTTGTGGATTAAACCGGACCACAAAATCAATGTCCTTGAAGTAATGGATTTCATGAGAAATCATTTAGAAGGTACAGATTTAGATATGTCAAAAGATATGGGTGCGGGCCCTTACGGAAATCCATACCGATGGAGACCTCTAACCTGGAAGGTAGATGGTGTTGCGTATTGTAATGAACGTGCTACTGCTACTCAACAAACAGGCTTCTCGTTTGTTGCTCAAAGTAGAAACTGGTTGCCTGATGCCGTTGGTGGTATTAACTGGTTTGGTGTTGATGATGCATCTTCATCAGTTTATTTCCCTGTATATTGTGGAATTACCAGAGTTCCAGCAACATTTGCCGTTGGAAATGGAAAAATGATGGATTTCACAAGTAAATCTGCATTTTGGGTATTCAATCAGGTGAGTAATTTTGCCTATACCCGTTATAATGAAATACATCCCGAAATTGCAGCTAAACAAAAGGCTTTAGAGACTAAGTACCTTGCTTTCACCAATATTATTGATCTGGCTGCTGAAGGAATGTTTAAGAAAAACAAAGCCACAGCAATTGAATTCTTAACAGATTTCTCTTGTAACCAAGGAAATAATCTTGTGGCAGAATGGAAAGATTTTTATGGCTACCTTTTTGCAAAATTTATGGATGGAAACATTAAAGAAAAAGATGGCAGCAATCAAAATCCAAAAGTTAAACAACCTGGATATAGCGAAGAATTTTACAAGACAATTGTAAAAACAACAGGAGACAAGCTAAAAGTTGTTGGCAATGCCCATTAA
- the rny gene encoding ribonuclease Y: MIEIIIGSIAFVGGGIVSYFVLQKTLKARSSSIIRDAQSEAEVIKKDKILQAKEKFFQLKTEHEKQINSRNNKLLAAETKYKQRENALNQRIDEFQRKKKEVDIVRENLTVQIDLVERKSDELEKAKKQQIEQLEKISGLSGEEAKTQLIDSMRDVAKTEAMSYVNEIMEEAKMTANMEAKKVVVKTIQRVATETAIENSVTIFHIESDEIKGRIIGREGRNIRALEAATGIEIIVDDTPEAIVLSGFDPVRREIARLALHQLVTDGRIHPARIEEVVNKVRKQIEEEIIETGKRTAIDLGVHGLHPELIRLVGKMKYRSSYGQNLLQHSRETANLCAIMATELGLNAKRAKRAGLLHDIGKVPDEEPELPHAILGMKLAEKYKEKPDICNAIGAHHDEIEMTSMISPIIQACDAISGARPGARREIVESYIKRLKDLENLALSHPGVLKTYAIQAGRELRVIVGSDKVSDKEAETLSLDIAQKIQDEMTYPGQVKITVIRETRAINYAK; the protein is encoded by the coding sequence ATGATTGAAATAATAATAGGGTCCATTGCGTTTGTTGGTGGTGGCATTGTTTCTTACTTTGTTTTGCAAAAGACTCTTAAAGCCAGAAGCAGCTCAATAATTAGGGATGCCCAATCGGAAGCGGAAGTGATCAAAAAAGATAAGATTCTTCAGGCAAAAGAGAAATTTTTCCAATTGAAAACAGAGCATGAGAAACAAATCAACTCAAGAAATAATAAATTACTTGCAGCTGAGACGAAATACAAACAAAGGGAAAATGCTTTAAATCAACGAATAGATGAATTTCAGCGCAAAAAGAAAGAGGTTGATATCGTTCGTGAGAATTTGACCGTTCAAATTGATTTGGTGGAAAGAAAATCTGATGAGTTGGAGAAGGCAAAAAAGCAGCAAATCGAGCAGTTGGAAAAGATTTCCGGTTTATCCGGAGAAGAGGCCAAAACTCAATTGATCGATTCTATGCGTGATGTAGCGAAAACCGAGGCCATGTCTTACGTGAATGAAATCATGGAAGAGGCCAAGATGACAGCTAATATGGAAGCTAAAAAAGTAGTTGTGAAAACGATCCAACGTGTAGCTACTGAAACAGCGATAGAAAATTCAGTTACGATTTTTCATATTGAATCGGATGAAATAAAAGGTAGAATTATTGGTCGTGAAGGTCGCAACATTCGTGCTTTGGAAGCTGCTACCGGTATTGAGATAATAGTAGATGACACTCCTGAAGCTATTGTTCTTTCTGGTTTTGATCCTGTTAGACGTGAGATTGCCAGATTGGCATTGCATCAATTGGTTACTGATGGGCGTATTCACCCGGCAAGAATTGAAGAAGTTGTTAATAAGGTTCGTAAGCAGATCGAAGAAGAAATTATTGAGACTGGAAAACGCACTGCAATTGACTTGGGTGTTCATGGATTGCATCCTGAATTGATTCGTTTGGTTGGTAAAATGAAGTATCGTTCATCTTACGGACAAAATTTATTGCAGCACTCGCGGGAAACAGCTAATCTTTGTGCTATCATGGCAACTGAGCTTGGATTGAATGCGAAAAGAGCGAAACGTGCTGGTCTGTTGCATGATATTGGAAAGGTGCCGGATGAAGAGCCGGAATTACCACATGCAATTTTGGGTATGAAATTGGCTGAAAAATACAAAGAGAAGCCGGATATCTGTAATGCTATTGGTGCTCACCATGACGAAATTGAAATGACATCGATGATTTCTCCAATTATTCAGGCTTGTGATGCTATTTCAGGTGCACGTCCTGGAGCAAGAAGAGAAATTGTAGAGTCATATATCAAGAGATTGAAGGATCTTGAGAATTTGGCATTATCGCATCCTGGTGTGCTTAAAACATATGCTATTCAGGCAGGTAGAGAATTGAGGGTAATTGTTGGAAGCGATAAAGTTTCTGATAAAGAAGCTGAAACATTGTCCTTAGATATTGCTCAAAAGATTCAGGACGAAATGACCTATCCTGGCCAGGTTAAGATTACTGTAATTAGAGAAACAAGAGCGATTAATTACGCGAAGTAA
- a CDS encoding cell division protein ZapA produces the protein MDEKLSIRVNVADRFYPLKIDRNQEEVIRKAAKMINEKVLQYKQRYKDKDTQDFLAMASLQYVIKVIEAENKTDVSPVLEEVKAMEQELREFLDKE, from the coding sequence ATGGACGAAAAACTTTCAATAAGAGTTAATGTAGCGGATCGGTTTTATCCTTTGAAGATAGATCGTAACCAGGAAGAGGTTATCCGGAAAGCTGCAAAAATGATTAATGAAAAAGTATTGCAATACAAACAACGATATAAAGATAAAGATACTCAGGATTTTTTAGCAATGGCTTCGTTACAGTACGTAATTAAAGTTATTGAAGCTGAAAATAAAACTGATGTTTCCCCGGTTCTTGAAGAGGTCAAGGCAATGGAGCAGGAGTTAAGAGAATTTTTAGATAAAGAGTAG
- a CDS encoding transglutaminase family protein — MNKNKLEALLSLLDDPDKEIYRSVEKELIELAVSAIPQLEDFWLESKSPLFQERLEMVINKIQFKTVKKELVAWSSAKNPNLIDGAILVNKSYNPNLLIDPIRKSIQKIKDDVSLELNDNLTALEKIKILNHFFYNIYNYQALSPNQPTNWDGDISTVLSQKHGNYIIIAIIYAGIAQELNIPVYGINLPDSVILCYKDELAAKSNMENTKSILFYINPIDKGTVFGQKDLQQIIKAKNIANKAQFYKLASNTSMIKRLVQHEINVYKKLNLNSFIPNFKELFRSI, encoded by the coding sequence ATGAATAAGAATAAGTTAGAAGCTCTATTATCCTTACTGGATGATCCTGATAAAGAAATTTATAGAAGTGTCGAAAAAGAACTAATAGAGCTAGCGGTTAGTGCAATACCACAACTGGAAGATTTCTGGCTGGAATCAAAGAGTCCCCTCTTTCAGGAAAGACTGGAAATGGTAATCAACAAAATTCAGTTTAAGACCGTTAAGAAAGAGCTTGTCGCGTGGAGTTCCGCTAAAAATCCGAACCTAATAGATGGCGCGATTCTGGTGAATAAAAGTTACAATCCAAATCTGTTGATAGATCCTATCCGAAAAAGCATTCAGAAAATAAAAGATGATGTAAGTTTAGAACTAAACGATAATCTTACCGCATTAGAAAAAATTAAGATTCTAAATCATTTTTTCTACAACATATACAACTATCAAGCTCTCTCGCCCAATCAACCAACAAATTGGGATGGTGACATCAGCACTGTTTTATCGCAAAAACATGGCAATTATATAATAATTGCAATTATTTATGCAGGTATCGCCCAAGAACTAAACATTCCCGTATACGGTATAAATCTTCCTGACAGTGTTATACTTTGTTATAAAGATGAATTAGCTGCCAAATCAAATATGGAAAACACCAAGTCTATTCTTTTTTACATCAATCCTATTGATAAAGGGACAGTATTCGGACAAAAGGATTTACAACAAATCATCAAAGCTAAAAATATCGCAAACAAAGCCCAGTTCTATAAATTAGCATCCAACACAAGTATGATAAAAAGATTGGTTCAACATGAAATTAATGTGTACAAAAAACTGAACCTAAATAGCTTCATACCCAATTTCAAAGAATTGTTTCGCTCCATATAA